AAAGTATTTATTGATCTCATCGGCAATGCAGGAAAGAGTTTCATAGATCATCTCTGTCGTTTTAAGACAATATGAACCCGTATAACCATGTATGTTAGCAAGCTCATACTATGATCATACCGTGTTATGGATTATATGTTTAGAATGCCCGATACGATGGCAGTTACTCAATATTCTGAGGGATCTAATATTGGGAACAGGAAATCGTAACGTTAGGATACGTCAGTGTTAAGGAGTCATTAAAGATGTTTAAGTAATTAGTGTTTGAATTCTGCGGGCTAGGAATTCTTAATTACGTGCAATATAGGAGTTAATAAAAATTATTCAAATTTTATTTTGAATAAATAATTATCTATTTTTTATGAGGATTCCTTACTATTGCAACATTGACCTCGCCCAAAGTCACAATATTAAATTGAAGTAATGAGACCCTGCATGCGGGATTATCTCCGTTTTATTTTATTCATCCTTACGCTCTTCTTCTTTGCAGGTAATACCATGACTGCTACTGTTGCTGTGTGCCAGCAAGTGCCTCAGGACACGGCTGTCAGGGCGAAACTGCTAAAGCGGATCACTGAAATGTTACAGTTCAGGAAGAACGCGCGCAGACGTGAACAGCAGCGTATGATCACCATCGTCAACGGACTTTTTGTGGATTCGCTGGTAGCTACGCCGGCAGCGATTAAATACCTGAACTGGGCATTGGATAATGAACGGAATCAAAACTTCGCTCAATTACGGCAACTACTAAACGATAGTTTATCTAAACGAAAGTCAGATACTGTATTAGTGAAAGCTATTATTACAGATGAAGAAATGACAGAGCTAGCATCGAAGCTCGTACTACTGTTACAGAAAAAGGAAAAAACGATCAGGAATGATACCGCACAGCAACAACGGTTGAAAACAATCCGGGCCTTATACAGCAGACCACCTGGTCAGGTAGATACATTGCGGCTGAATGATACTACAGGAATAACGTATAAAGTACAGTTAGGGCACGAGGCTGAAGTGATCGGTATACAGTCGAAGGATAATGGAGATGCATATTTGAATTACAATTTCACTTCGCTGAGTTATCTTTCTATTGCCCCGCCGGGATCATCCAAAATATTGACTGCTGCCAGCAAAGGTGGTTGTAAGATCTTGCTTACCCTATCAGCAGGTAAGGGATTATTACAAAATGAAGAGCAGCAGTTTGAGTTGGTAGATTCTTTGCTGCTGGCGTTGCAGGACCAGGAGGCCGCTGGGGTGAATGTGTGGTTTAAAGATTTGAAACAAAATGAGCGGGATGCGTTTGTAAGATTTGTGACGATACTATATAATTATCTTGATCATAGTGCACCTGGAAAATATAGTGTATCAGTCACGATACCTGCGTATGATAAAAATAAGGCGTATGATTTGAGAGAGCTGGCCCCGATGGTGAAATACTTCCTGATCAATTTTACAGAGGCGCCTGCTACAGTGGGTAGTAGTGATCCATTGAAAGGGAATAATAATTACAGTATAGATGCCGTAGTGTCAAGGTATGTGAATCAGTATATCGCACCTGGGCAATTTATTGTGATGCTTCCTTATGATGGGATTAAATGGACGGGCACGGGTTATTCCTATGTAGCGTATAAGGATATTAAAAAAGAGTTTCCGGCCGATACGATGATTAATTATGATGTGACAGCAGCATCAGCGTATGTGGAGAAGATGGAGAATGGCAAGACCGTGCAGATCTGGTTTAATGATCCGACTACGCTGGATGTGAAGTATGACTATGTATTGAGGAATGGATTGGGGGGAGTGGCAATTTGTCCGTTGGGGGCGGATGATGGGTATGGGGAGTTGTGGGATGAGCTGACGGATAAATTTGTGGTGGCGGATACTGTTTGGATGGATACGGTAAGATTGACCCCATTGCCTGTAATAAAACCGGGATTGTGGACGCGGATTAAGTTGAGGTTCAGGCATGAGATACGGGCGATACATATGCTGTTTCACGATCCATGCGCTATCAGGGCGGAGAATTATGCCAGTGATGATTATTTTAAATACCTGACGATATTTCTGTTTGTATGTGTGGTGATCATTGGAGTGATGTATGCGTATAAACTGCGGGTGGAGGGTGCGGATTGGAAATGGCGGCAAAAGGTATTGTATTTGTTTTTAGGGTTGATAGTGTTGTTGGGGTTGTCGTTTACGACGAGTTTGATGTTGGCTAAAAGGATGCCGTGGTTGGGGCTTACGGATGATCCGGTGGAGTGTAGAAATATCTCATTGTATAATGTTTTAGTGGTTTTTTTGATAGGGATTGTGTTGGGTATGTTATTGATGAGGGTGTTTGTGTTTCCGTTAGCGAGAAAGAAAGATGTGCCATAAAGGTTTGGAATATTTCATACTGAGTATTAATACTTTTTTATCTCAATGTTGTGTTTTATTTCTCATATTAGCGTAATAACAGTGTTGTAGCTTATCTATCTAAAATAATACTTTTTTACTATCTTGCAGATAGAATGCCATCGTTATGAGAGAGAAATTATTACGGGAGATCACTCCACTTACACCCAATGATTGCTTCACGTTATTTGCCAGAGAGAAGACGGGTTTTGATTTCCCATTGCATTATCACGAGGAGTTTGAACTGAATTTTATCCAGCATGCCATAGGTGCAAAGCGCATCATCGGGGATCATATGGAGGAGATCGGGGACCTGGAACTGGTACTTGTCGGCCCTAACCTGCAGCATGGGTGGTTTACACACAAGCATGCGGGAGGGGTAATACGGGAGATCACCATTCAGTTTCACAGGGACCTGTTTGATGATAAGTTCTTACAGCGGAACCAGATGAGTTTTATCAGAAGTATGCTGGAAAGATCGCTTCGGGGTATTCTTTTTTCTCCTGAGACAGTGGGAAATATAATGCCCCGGTTAATACAGCTGCCACAAAAGCAGGGATTTGATTCTGTCCTGGAGTTACTGTCTATTCTCCATGATCTCTCTATTTCCCGGAATATCCGGATACTGTCGGATGCAAGTTTTCGGAATACGGAAACCCTTTCATATAACAGCCGGCGGATTGACAATGTGATGAAATACCTGAACGAGCATTTTGACAAAAATGTCACCCTGGGAGAGGCGGCAAAAATAGCGTCGATGACAGAGGTGTCTTTTAGTCGTTTTTTTAAATTGAAGATCGGGAAGACATTTGTGGATACGCTGATTGAAATCAGGCTGGGTCATGCCTCCCGCATGTTGATAGAAACCACACACAGTATTAATGAAATCGCCTATAAATGTGGGTTCAATAACATATCAAACTTCAACAGGATTTTCCGGAAGAAAAAGGATTGTACCCCTAAGGAATTCCGGCAGGCGTATACTTCTTCATCAGGCGTACGCACCTTTGTTTAAGAGATAAAAAATGGGGCTCTGGACCAAATTTTGATGATATTAGCTAATGTCGATTAATCCCGGCATTTTATTGCATGAATATTATTCAGATTGTCAACAAGCAGGTCCTGACCATAGAGAATTGTGAAAGTGAACCGATACATATACCTGGCAGCATCCAGCCCCATGGCATGTTACTGGCCATTATACCGGCCAGCGGAGTGATCCGGTACTGTAGCGCAAATACCCTCCAATTTATTGATAAACAACCTGCTGAAATCCTGGATCAACCCCTGTCTGCTATCCACCCGGCTCTTTGGGGAAAAGTACAACCCTTATTGGATGCAGATAATTCTCCATTTCATCCTATCAACGCCGGCGACCTGCAGACAACCATTCACGAAAGCGGAGAATTTCGCATTTTAAGCATCGAAAAACGCCTCGATCAGATAAATGGCCCTGATTATGCCTTCGATCAGGCAAGAGGCTTTATTGGCTTTATAGAGCGTTCCAGAGACCTTAAAGAACTCTGCCAGAACATAGCTGTCGAAACGGCCCGTTTTACAGGATTTGACAGGGGCATGATTTACCGCTTTGACAAAGAATACAATGGGGAAGTTTTTGCAGAATATTGCAGGGAGGGTTTACCGCCTTATCTGGATCTGCATTACCCACATACAGATATACCACCACAGGCGAGGGAATTGTACCTGCACAACCTGCTCCGCCTTATTCCTGATGTACAATATGATCCGGTTCCGTTGCTAACCGTTGCCACAGAGCAGGTGCAGCAGCTGGACCTGAGTAATGTAGGTCTCCGGAGCGTATCGCCCATCCATGTGCAATACCTGAAAAATATGGGCGTAGGGGCTTCCATGAGCGTATCCATTATCATGGAAGGCAATTTATGGGGCCTGATCGCCTGCCATCATTCCGGGCCACTGCACCTGACGGCACAGCAAAAAAGAGCGGCTTTACTACAGGGGCATTTTCTGAGTTCGCAGATCCGGGTACAGCAGGTAGCTGAGGAGCATGCTATAAATTTAAATGTGGAAGCGCATTTGCAACTGCTAATGAACCGGATTGATCACGATGAAGACCTGAGTCAGAAATTTGAGCAGTTTTCTTCTCTCCTTTCTGTGACGAATTCAACCGGGGTTGTCATATTAAACGAAGGCAAGATCTATAAAAAAGGTCTGGTACCTTCCATGGAAAAAGTCCTGGGCCTGATCCGCTGGGTAGGAGATCATGTAAAGTCGAGTCTCTTTTCTACCAACTGCCTCAGTAAGCGTTATCCCGATGGCATTGCGATGAGTAAATATGGGTCCGGCGTGATCTTTCATGCTATGGGCAAACCAACCGATAGCTGTGTGATCTGGTTCCGTGAAGAACTGGAACGCACAGTAAAATGGGCAGGAAGACCCGATAGTGCAGTACAGAAGAATGTGGAGGGAGGTCCCCTTACACCCCGTAAGTCATTTGAAATATGGAAAGAGAGCGTAAAGTACCAATCGGCTGAATTCAGGGCTTCGGAGATCAATGCGGCGATCCGCTTTGCCACTTCCCTGCAAAACCATTTCCATCTCACCTACCTCCGTAATGAAGAAAACAGGCTCCGTATGCTGAATGAACGGCTGCAACAGGCCAACCAGGAGCTTTCTAATATCAACTGGATCACCTCGCACGATATGAAAGAACCTTTAAGAAAGATTCAACTCATGTCGTCGAGAATTGTGTACGAGGGTGGCGACAACCTGTCGGAAGCCATCAAAGTACACATTGAGAAGATCCGCAATTCTGCCAGCAGAATGCAGCACCTGGTAGACGATATTCTTTCATATAGCATGATGAATAACCGGAATAACATGTTTACCCTGAGTAACCTGGAACCGATTATTTCGCATGTAAGAGGCGAACTGGAAGAAGAACTGGCGGAAAAGAAAGGACTGCTTTCCGTACAGACTATGCCTCAAAATCTTCGTATCGTACCCCACCAGATGGAGCAATTATTTTCTAACCTGATCTCCAATGCGATCAAATTTGCCAGGCCCGGTGTACCACCTGAAATTTATATCAACTACCAGGCAGAGAAAGGTAGGGACATACTCGAAGTGGCATTGCCTGCTGATAAAAGTTTTTATTGTATCCGCATTTCAGATAACGGCCTGGGGTTCGAGCCGAGGTTCAATGAAAAGATTTTTGATATCTTTTACAGACTACATGATCGGAACATTTACCAGGGTACGGGAATCGGATTAGCCATCTGTAAAAAAATTATGGAGAATCATCAGGGGGCTATCACCGCAAGCGGAGAAGCCGGCAGGGGAGCGATTTTCAGGGTATATTTGCCTGTCGGATAAATGCGGTTTTCATAGGGCCATTTCAGTTAGATAGAAAAAAGTTATAAATTTTTTTGGCGATTTGAAAATAAAGTCTACTTTTGCAATCCCAATCACGGGAATGGCCTCGTAGCTCAACTGAATAGAGCATCTGACTACGGATCAGAAGGTTTCTGGTTTGAATCCAGACGAGGTCACAAAAGAGAGAAAAGTTTTGTACTAAAAGGGATCAGAACTTTTATCCTTCAAAAAAAGAAAAGGCAAAATTTGGTAGTCTGAAAATTGTTTTCTAAATTTGCCCTCCCAAACAGCCAAATGGCAAAACAATGGCTTCGTAGCTCAACTGAATAGAGCATCTGACTACGGATCAGAAGGTTTCTGGTTTGAATCCAGACGAGGTCACCTAAAAAGCCCGTTTCATCTACATGAAACGGGCTTTTCTTTTGTGCATACTATAGATCTATCATCATGAAAATACAACTCTGGAGCATCGGGAAGGAAAATGACGCATACATCAGAGATGGTATCGCGGTTTTCCAGAAGCGGTTACAGCATTATACAGATTTTGAGCTCAGGCTGATCCCTACGGTGAAGCAGGCGGCAAGTCTGTCTGTACCGGAGCTCAAAAAGGCGGAAGCGAAGATGATCATGGACATGCTCCAGCCCCAGGATTACCTCCTCGCCCTGGATGAACATGGAAAGATGCACACTACCCTGCAACTGGCAGATTTCCTGCAGCAAAGGGCGAATGCTGGCACCAGGCAGTTAATTATCCTGATTGGCGGGGCATATGGGATTGATAGTAGTTTGCTGGATAGGGCGCAATTGAAAATGTCCCTTTCGCCACTCACATTTCCGCACCAGCTGGTAAGATTGATTATGACGGAACAGCTTTACAGGGCGTATACAGTTTTGAACCGGGAAAAATATCATCATCAGTGATAATTTTAAGTAAATTACAACCTATAAATTATTTGACTCAACATGGAAGGCTTTACTTTAACGCATACAATTATTCTGATCACCTGCTTGGTATCACTCACCACAATGTTCTACAACCCGGAGAAGATTTACGACCTGAGCCTGCGCCCTACCATGATCAGAGATCGTAAGCAGTACTACCGCTTCTTCACCTGCGGTCTTGTACACGCTGACCTGATGCACCTGGGTTTCAACATGCTCTCCCTCTACTTTTGCGGACGCTTTATAGAACAGACATTTGAAGCTATCTTTCAGTCTAAATTTTACTTCCTGATATTTTATGTGTTAGGGATTATCCTGTCAGGTATTCCCACTTATATTAAGCACAAAAACGATGACCATTATTCTTCCATAGGTGCATCCGGTGCTGTATCTGCTGTGATCTACGCCACCGTATTATTTGCACCATGGGCGAAAATCTATGTATTGATATTTCCTATGCCGCTGATCCTGTACGCAGTATTGTACATCGTGATGACGGCTTACCTGGATAAACGTCAGTACGGCGATGGCATCAATCACTCTGCACACTTGTGGGGCGCCATTTTCGGTCTGGTCTTCCCGATTATTTTCAAGCCGGAGATTGTTTTGTACTTCCTGAATCAACTCATGCACCCTTCTTTCTTTTAAAAGACGATACAATATTGAAAAGCCGCTTTGGACGTAGACCATAGCGGCTTTTTCTTTTACCACGGCCTGCTTTTTGCAATTGTGTCTTTAAATCAAGGCTCCAGCTAGGCCAAACAAGCCATCTGATGAAATCTGAGACCACCCGGATTGAAAAAGGAGGTAAACATCCCTACAATACCAATGTGGATCAGGAATCAATTAGTGGATTTTTTTCTACGGGAGTCCTTTCATCACTCATTAGGAATTGGTAGCAATCAGGTATGGAAGAAAAAATTGTGAAAATATTATTAGCCGATGATGATCTGGAAGATCGCTTTATTATGCAGGACGCTTTCAATGCCATCAATCTTCCTGATGTGCCCTTACTTGTTGAAGATGGAGAAAAAGTATTACAGCATATGGAACAGCTTTTACTGGAAGCAGCGACCCTGCCTTCTCTGATTGTGCTGGATCTGAATATGCCCAGAATGAGCGGCACAGAAACCTTACGCGAACTAAAAAACATACCTGAATACCAGGACATTCCGGTGATTATCTTCTCGTCTTCCATGAATGTAATGGAAATGCATCAGTGCCGTCAACTTGGCGCCCTATCCTATATGGTAAAACCATTTACTTATGAAGAATACCTGGTTTCAGCACAGCATTTCTATGATTTTTGTCTGAAAAAGCACTCCTTCCCGGAACTTAGTAGCCTGATCCAAAACTTTAAATAGGCTGCCACTCCAGCACCAGCATATTGCTGGTATGTGGTGTAATCTTACACCGGT
This Chitinophaga sancti DNA region includes the following protein-coding sequences:
- a CDS encoding glycosyl hydrolase family 18 protein — its product is MRPCMRDYLRFILFILTLFFFAGNTMTATVAVCQQVPQDTAVRAKLLKRITEMLQFRKNARRREQQRMITIVNGLFVDSLVATPAAIKYLNWALDNERNQNFAQLRQLLNDSLSKRKSDTVLVKAIITDEEMTELASKLVLLLQKKEKTIRNDTAQQQRLKTIRALYSRPPGQVDTLRLNDTTGITYKVQLGHEAEVIGIQSKDNGDAYLNYNFTSLSYLSIAPPGSSKILTAASKGGCKILLTLSAGKGLLQNEEQQFELVDSLLLALQDQEAAGVNVWFKDLKQNERDAFVRFVTILYNYLDHSAPGKYSVSVTIPAYDKNKAYDLRELAPMVKYFLINFTEAPATVGSSDPLKGNNNYSIDAVVSRYVNQYIAPGQFIVMLPYDGIKWTGTGYSYVAYKDIKKEFPADTMINYDVTAASAYVEKMENGKTVQIWFNDPTTLDVKYDYVLRNGLGGVAICPLGADDGYGELWDELTDKFVVADTVWMDTVRLTPLPVIKPGLWTRIKLRFRHEIRAIHMLFHDPCAIRAENYASDDYFKYLTIFLFVCVVIIGVMYAYKLRVEGADWKWRQKVLYLFLGLIVLLGLSFTTSLMLAKRMPWLGLTDDPVECRNISLYNVLVVFLIGIVLGMLLMRVFVFPLARKKDVP
- a CDS encoding AraC family transcriptional regulator → MREKLLREITPLTPNDCFTLFAREKTGFDFPLHYHEEFELNFIQHAIGAKRIIGDHMEEIGDLELVLVGPNLQHGWFTHKHAGGVIREITIQFHRDLFDDKFLQRNQMSFIRSMLERSLRGILFSPETVGNIMPRLIQLPQKQGFDSVLELLSILHDLSISRNIRILSDASFRNTETLSYNSRRIDNVMKYLNEHFDKNVTLGEAAKIASMTEVSFSRFFKLKIGKTFVDTLIEIRLGHASRMLIETTHSINEIAYKCGFNNISNFNRIFRKKKDCTPKEFRQAYTSSSGVRTFV
- a CDS encoding ATP-binding protein — encoded protein: MNIIQIVNKQVLTIENCESEPIHIPGSIQPHGMLLAIIPASGVIRYCSANTLQFIDKQPAEILDQPLSAIHPALWGKVQPLLDADNSPFHPINAGDLQTTIHESGEFRILSIEKRLDQINGPDYAFDQARGFIGFIERSRDLKELCQNIAVETARFTGFDRGMIYRFDKEYNGEVFAEYCREGLPPYLDLHYPHTDIPPQARELYLHNLLRLIPDVQYDPVPLLTVATEQVQQLDLSNVGLRSVSPIHVQYLKNMGVGASMSVSIIMEGNLWGLIACHHSGPLHLTAQQKRAALLQGHFLSSQIRVQQVAEEHAINLNVEAHLQLLMNRIDHDEDLSQKFEQFSSLLSVTNSTGVVILNEGKIYKKGLVPSMEKVLGLIRWVGDHVKSSLFSTNCLSKRYPDGIAMSKYGSGVIFHAMGKPTDSCVIWFREELERTVKWAGRPDSAVQKNVEGGPLTPRKSFEIWKESVKYQSAEFRASEINAAIRFATSLQNHFHLTYLRNEENRLRMLNERLQQANQELSNINWITSHDMKEPLRKIQLMSSRIVYEGGDNLSEAIKVHIEKIRNSASRMQHLVDDILSYSMMNNRNNMFTLSNLEPIISHVRGELEEELAEKKGLLSVQTMPQNLRIVPHQMEQLFSNLISNAIKFARPGVPPEIYINYQAEKGRDILEVALPADKSFYCIRISDNGLGFEPRFNEKIFDIFYRLHDRNIYQGTGIGLAICKKIMENHQGAITASGEAGRGAIFRVYLPVG
- a CDS encoding 23S rRNA (pseudouridine(1915)-N(3))-methyltransferase RlmH; translation: MKIQLWSIGKENDAYIRDGIAVFQKRLQHYTDFELRLIPTVKQAASLSVPELKKAEAKMIMDMLQPQDYLLALDEHGKMHTTLQLADFLQQRANAGTRQLIILIGGAYGIDSSLLDRAQLKMSLSPLTFPHQLVRLIMTEQLYRAYTVLNREKYHHQ
- a CDS encoding rhomboid family intramembrane serine protease; this translates as MEGFTLTHTIILITCLVSLTTMFYNPEKIYDLSLRPTMIRDRKQYYRFFTCGLVHADLMHLGFNMLSLYFCGRFIEQTFEAIFQSKFYFLIFYVLGIILSGIPTYIKHKNDDHYSSIGASGAVSAVIYATVLFAPWAKIYVLIFPMPLILYAVLYIVMTAYLDKRQYGDGINHSAHLWGAIFGLVFPIIFKPEIVLYFLNQLMHPSFF
- a CDS encoding response regulator, translating into MKILLADDDLEDRFIMQDAFNAINLPDVPLLVEDGEKVLQHMEQLLLEAATLPSLIVLDLNMPRMSGTETLRELKNIPEYQDIPVIIFSSSMNVMEMHQCRQLGALSYMVKPFTYEEYLVSAQHFYDFCLKKHSFPELSSLIQNFK